The Candidatus Poribacteria bacterium genome includes a window with the following:
- a CDS encoding phosphoribosylanthranilate isomerase, producing MQKPKPNTPKSRCSVKICGITSIHDARLAADAGADYIGVLVDVAVSERTRSATQAAEIASESPVPTVILLYNRSTSDIREIVSQVQPFAVQLLGQESPQQVEELKRTDTCEFWKSVYLPAGSPKNVDVPAVRHEMQAYRNAGADFLLFDSVDMSLEKPRYGGTGKTCDWNVAAELIVESPLPVFFAGGIRPENVKAAIETIRPHGIDLCSGVEASKGIKDPHKLEQLMKQIKQAN from the coding sequence ATGCAAAAACCCAAACCCAATACTCCAAAATCCCGCTGCAGCGTAAAAATCTGCGGCATCACCTCTATCCATGATGCTCGACTTGCTGCCGATGCAGGCGCTGATTACATCGGAGTATTGGTGGATGTTGCCGTGTCCGAACGGACACGCTCCGCGACGCAAGCCGCCGAAATTGCGAGCGAAAGCCCGGTCCCTACCGTCATTCTACTCTATAACCGCTCCACATCCGACATCCGGGAAATAGTCTCACAAGTTCAACCGTTTGCCGTTCAGCTCCTCGGACAGGAGTCTCCCCAACAGGTTGAGGAACTCAAGCGCACAGACACCTGTGAGTTCTGGAAGTCGGTCTATTTGCCAGCGGGAAGCCCCAAAAACGTGGATGTTCCCGCTGTTCGGCACGAGATGCAAGCGTACCGGAATGCAGGCGCGGATTTTCTACTGTTTGATAGTGTTGATATGAGTCTTGAGAAACCGCGATACGGCGGCACCGGGAAAACCTGTGATTGGAATGTCGCTGCTGAGCTCATTGTGGAGAGTCCACTACCGGTTTTCTTTGCAGGTGGGATTCGTCCGGAGAACGTCAAAGCTGCTATTGAGACAATCCGACCTCACGGCATCGACCTCTGTTCTGGGGTCGAAGCCTCAAAAGGCATCAAGGATCCACACAAACTCGAACAACTCATGAAACAAATTAAGCAAGCGAATTAA